Genomic DNA from Chiroxiphia lanceolata isolate bChiLan1 chromosome 30, bChiLan1.pri, whole genome shotgun sequence:
ATGAAGAACCCgtcagcaaagcaaaacagagccGGATGCGAGAAGAAAGCTCGGAAGGTGAGGGGGGGGTGGGCctcacctgtccctgctgggcagccccagggcttgAGTTGTGCTGTGCATGTCACCAGTCCTGGGACTGGAGCGTTCACTCTGGCTGACACCCGGGAATGCTGCTCACTAAAGGCACATTTCCGTGTGTATCCACACAGCGAGTGTTGGACCCGGGCTCTGGAGAGAGAAGCGGGCACATCCGGGCATCTGGAGCTCTTCCTTCCCTCGCTGACCTTCCCCTGGTGTTTTTCAGGCAATGTCCAAACTGGGCCTTCGCCAGGTGACGGGAGTCACCAGGGTCACCATCCGGAAATCCAAGAACATCCTGTTCGTCATCACAAAGCCAGACGTGTACAAGAGCCCGGCGTCAGACACCTACATTGTCTTTGGCGAGGCCAAGGTGAGCCCACCCTGGTAGCACCTGGGGGCCAGCAGGTTCCTTGTTGTCACCTGTGTGGCTCCCGCCGTGGGTCCCTGGGGACCGTGCCAAGGGCTGGTTTCCCGGCCGGGCCGTGTGGCAGAGCCGTGGGATGTGCTGGCACCACCCAGGACTGGCCTCAGCTCcgctccttccctcctgcagatCGAAGACCTGTCCCAGCAggcccagctggcagctgccGAAAAGTTCAAAGTGCAAGGAGAACCTGTTTCAAACAtccaggaaaacacacagacCCCCACCGTGCAGGAGGAGAGCGAGGAAGAGGAGGTAACACCTTCCCCAGCCTGTCTGCTTTGGGATAATCCAGGGATTCCTTTCCTTCATCCGTGTCTGTGCCGCGGGGGCAaagggagggtgtggagtccTTCCCCGGGGGGTCTGTGCAGCGCAGGTCTGGcctcccagctcccatcccTGTGGGTGGAGCAGGAGCCTCCCCCATCCAGGCAGtctcaggctgtgccaggcccGGAGCTGGCGCCGATCCCGGGCTCTGTCTGTCCTGCAGGTTGACGAGACGGGCGTGGAGGTGAAAGACATCGAGCTGGTGATGTCGCAGGCGAACGTGTCGCGGGCGAAGGCCGTGCGAGCCCTCAAGAACAACAGCAACGACATCGTAAACGCGATAATGGTGAGTgctttggggggtcctggggggctctgggggggctcctgcctggctcctgaCCCCCCTTCTCTCCGCAGGAGCTGACGATGTAGCCGCCGGAGGGAGGAGCCTTTTTTGGTGTTTCAGAGAAGAGTAAAATACAgctaaatttaaaatttgtacTATTTCTATCGGTTAATAAAAGTTGTGGCTTATTGTTGGTGAAACACTCGCTGCTccgtggtggtggtggtttgcTGCCCTCCCTTTCCTGGGAGCCCTGGCCCCAGGGTGGAGGCTTCCTCCCGGGAAGATCCCAGCCCTGATACCCCGTCCTGACACCACCTGCCTGTTCCCTCATTTCCTTCCTGCCCCAAAGGACGGCTGGACACGAGCCCGGGGCAGTGGCGTGCCGGGCTCAGTCACTGCAGGGTCTCACCTCCTTCATCCTCCCGGGGTCCCCTTCAAGGGGGGCCTTCTTCTCGCTCCCCTGCAGTGTGTGATGGATGGATGGGGGTGTCGTGGaagagggaaaggctgtggatgtgtctgccTGGACAccagtaaagcctttgatactGTCTGCCAGAGCAtcttcctggaaaagctgcagcccacagCTGGGACACTCCTTGGGGTTAAAACCCACCCGGAGAGGGGTGGGGATGCATTCCATGGGGCCACGTCAGGGTCACCTTCACCCATGATCTCGACAAGGGGATCAGTGGCACCTCAGTTCACAGATGACACGGAGTTGGGTGGGATGTGGGcgtgctggagggcaggaaggctctgcagagggatcgggacaggctggatccaaGGGCCAAGGCCAACAGAGGGAGGgttaacaaggccaagtgctgagTGCTGCCCTTGGGTCACACCTTCCCCATGGAGCGCTTCAGCCTgggggaagcagctggaaagctgggaaaggCCCTGGACGTGCTGGCGACAGTGGCTGGAcatgagcccaggtgtgcccaggtggtcaagGAGGCCAACggtccctgggctgtgccagccacGGTGTGGGCACaaggcccagggcagggactgtccccctgtgctggcactgctgaggcccctccagggctgtgcccagttctgggcacGCAGGGCAAGAGAGACatttgaggggctggagcgtgtccggagctgggaacagagctggggaaggggctggagaactgagggagctggggggcctcagcctggagagggggaggctcagggggctCTCACTCTCGCTCTCACAGCCCCCCGAGAGGCGGCTGGAGCGGGGAGGGTTCGGGCTCTGAACGAGGAACAGGCCGCGTCCATTGGGGGGTCCGGCCCCCCCACCGCTCCCTCCGGCCGCACTGCGCACGCGCGgccagaagctgctggaaggcGCGGAAGGGCGGGGGAAGGGGGGGCCGGCGCATGCGCGGCGCGGGCGCGGCGGCgcgaggaggcggcggcggcgcgcgcgGGGATTTTGCTGCGTCACC
This window encodes:
- the NACA gene encoding LOW QUALITY PROTEIN: nascent polypeptide-associated complex subunit alpha (The sequence of the model RefSeq protein was modified relative to this genomic sequence to represent the inferred CDS: deleted 1 base in 1 codon), with product MPGEATETVPATEQELPQPQAETGSGTESDSDESVPELEEQDSTQATTQQAQLAAAAEIDEEPVSKAKQSRCEKKARKAMSKLGLRQVTGVTRVTIRKSKNILFVITKPDVYKSPASDTYIVFGEAKIEDLSQQAQLAAAEKFKVQGEPVSNIQENTQTPTVQEESEEEEVDETGVEVKDIELVMSQANVSRAKAVRALKNNSNDIVNAIMELTM